The proteins below are encoded in one region of Pomacea canaliculata isolate SZHN2017 linkage group LG7, ASM307304v1, whole genome shotgun sequence:
- the LOC112569523 gene encoding uncharacterized protein LOC112569523, which produces MKILFLFGFLATALSQHLLQMGFSNNATIENFKVFDKNLDDIIHLSEVFTVVRKIDRNDDGVISLQEFTDLSPADLPPLQNEIFFNYMDSLDSTVDGVADSSFICTYFSLMDVDNNRKATLGEYKIQQQQIHDHLKKELKDIAGC; this is translated from the exons ATGAAAATCCTCTTCTTATTTGGGTTTCTTGCGACTGCGCTCAGCCAACATCTGTTACAGATGGG CTTTTCCAACAATGCGACAATCGAGAATTTCAAAGTATTTGACAAGAACCTCGACGACATTATCCATCTGAGTGAAGTGTTCACTGTGGTCAGGAAAATAGACAGAAACG ATGATGGAGTGATCAGCCTTCAGGAGTTCACTGATCTTTCTCCTGCAGATCTTCCTCCtcttcaaaatgaaattttctttaactaTATGGACAGTCTGGACTCCACAGTCGACGGTGTAGCCGATTCATCGTTCATATGCACATATTTCAGCCTCATGGATGTGGACA ACAACAGGAAAGCAACTCTTGGAGAGTATAAAATCCAGCAACAGCAG ATACACGACCACTTAAAGAAAGAGCTGAAGGACATCGCGGGATGTTGA